The following are encoded in a window of Candidatus Ozemobacteraceae bacterium genomic DNA:
- a CDS encoding M3 family metallopeptidase encodes MMRIWLTLALMLAPFALSAAESTFEPLPGDARSTYKFDLKRFYADEASWKAEMEKARAAAATLESFKGKVLSDAKTLFQTMEAKRALQDIQDALGAYAGFKRAINTADRSVYEAQEKLDAELAARTSFLKVELKSLTEQKLKQFLAAEPGLNKYTYFLNDIARFAPHLLSEEKESILSELAPDLTGWQSDMFQRVFDRYPFPSIESEGKKQNIHIGFEGLMRAPERKVRAQTFRMYYDFFRRHADLLAFALRREMKALNAVSKMRGFETYYHQSLFGMYMSRPEIDAFYGRLEENLPLYHKYQNWRIESLKKDLGVDDVDIWDMEMTPSEATPLRLTIDEACDALNKALEPLGTEYASEVKKLLDPKNGKLDVCGGPNRDQGAFCIGNFGYFMDNFQGFLNDASTLAHEAGHVIHYQLVKNRHNSLMFGEGPSFMTESFAMFNEWMLRDHLLATVKDPSVLAGIRWDMVNEMMYLWEIARRAKFEMVSYDRIATGEITDEKGFNKACTDVGKQYDIFFAKHPELDYHWIRKHHYWSVPGYYINYVVAHMLALKYYSMYKEDAAGFAPKYVAMVSNGFDRPATALLKDFLGISLDDPNLLKGVCNVISSRFEELANQEK; translated from the coding sequence ATGATGCGTATCTGGCTGACCCTTGCATTGATGCTCGCGCCGTTCGCCCTGTCCGCGGCCGAGTCGACCTTCGAACCGCTTCCGGGCGATGCCCGCAGCACCTACAAGTTCGACCTCAAACGCTTTTATGCCGACGAGGCTTCCTGGAAAGCCGAGATGGAAAAAGCCCGCGCGGCCGCCGCAACCCTCGAATCATTCAAGGGAAAGGTGCTTTCGGACGCGAAGACCCTGTTCCAGACGATGGAAGCCAAGCGTGCTCTTCAGGACATCCAGGACGCGCTCGGGGCCTATGCCGGCTTCAAGCGCGCCATCAACACGGCTGACAGATCCGTCTACGAGGCGCAGGAAAAGCTCGACGCCGAACTCGCCGCCAGAACCAGCTTCCTCAAGGTCGAACTGAAATCGCTCACCGAGCAGAAGCTGAAGCAGTTCCTCGCCGCCGAGCCCGGCCTCAACAAATACACGTATTTCCTCAACGACATCGCCAGGTTCGCGCCTCATCTGCTATCCGAAGAGAAGGAAAGCATTCTGTCCGAACTGGCTCCCGATCTCACGGGCTGGCAGAGCGATATGTTCCAACGCGTCTTCGACCGGTATCCCTTCCCCTCGATCGAGTCGGAAGGCAAGAAGCAGAACATCCACATCGGCTTCGAAGGCCTCATGCGAGCCCCCGAGCGGAAAGTGCGCGCCCAGACGTTCCGGATGTACTACGATTTCTTCCGGCGCCATGCCGACCTGCTCGCGTTCGCGCTCCGACGGGAAATGAAGGCCCTGAACGCCGTTTCCAAGATGCGCGGTTTCGAGACGTATTACCACCAGTCCCTGTTCGGCATGTACATGAGCCGCCCCGAGATCGACGCGTTCTACGGCCGGCTCGAAGAGAACCTGCCGCTCTACCACAAGTATCAGAACTGGCGTATCGAGAGCCTGAAGAAAGACCTGGGCGTCGACGATGTCGACATCTGGGACATGGAAATGACCCCCTCGGAAGCCACCCCTCTGCGCCTCACGATCGACGAGGCGTGCGACGCGCTGAACAAGGCGCTCGAGCCGCTTGGCACTGAATATGCATCCGAAGTGAAGAAGCTGCTCGATCCGAAGAACGGCAAGCTCGACGTTTGCGGCGGCCCGAACCGCGACCAGGGTGCGTTCTGCATCGGCAATTTTGGCTACTTCATGGACAACTTCCAGGGCTTCCTGAACGACGCGTCCACGCTCGCCCACGAGGCCGGCCACGTCATTCACTACCAGCTCGTGAAGAACCGCCACAACTCGCTGATGTTCGGCGAAGGCCCCTCGTTCATGACCGAATCGTTCGCCATGTTCAACGAGTGGATGCTGCGCGACCACCTGCTCGCCACGGTGAAGGATCCGTCCGTGCTGGCAGGCATCCGCTGGGACATGGTCAACGAGATGATGTATCTGTGGGAAATCGCGCGCCGCGCAAAGTTCGAAATGGTCTCCTACGACCGCATCGCGACCGGCGAGATCACCGACGAGAAGGGCTTCAACAAGGCCTGCACCGACGTCGGCAAACAGTACGACATCTTCTTCGCGAAGCACCCCGAACTCGACTACCACTGGATCCGCAAGCACCACTACTGGTCGGTTCCCGGCTACTACATCAACTACGTCGTGGCGCATATGCTGGCCCTCAAATACTACTCGATGTATAAGGAAGACGCGGCCGGCTTCGCGCCGAAATACGTCGCCATGGTCTCGAACGGTTTCGATCGCCCCGCGACCGCCCTGCTCAAGGATTTCCTGGGCATCAGCCTCGACGACCCGAACCTGCTGAAGGGCGTCTGCAACGTGATTTCCAGCCGTTTTGAAGAACTTGCGAACCAGGAGAAGTGA
- a CDS encoding alanine racemase, with protein sequence MRFSGLATPVALVDGPILERNVASASRFAQHLGIALRPHVKTHKCAEIARLQMSAGAAGITCATVDEAAAFAEAGIRDIFIAYPIVGEAKIELLKRFCGIAKVVVAADNEEHIVLLESAAPALESKLFVRIEIDSGHHRCGLPPGPDVVRLARRISASPALVLDGVFTHAGHVYAATTPGERRLISETEGRSVVDAAMMIRDAGILCPNVSVGSTPTWRVSGAVPGVTEARPGNYVYNDAIQVGLGVAAPEDCAFTVLSTVVGVYDDRFVIDAGSKALGLDKGAHGIELLKGYGIINASDGTIVREWILSRLSEEHGIVPLEPSFPKPAIGDRLSIIPNHSCAAANLYSTLHYIDPNGLLQQYHVIGRHA encoded by the coding sequence ATGCGTTTTTCCGGTCTCGCCACCCCCGTTGCGCTCGTCGATGGCCCCATCCTCGAGCGCAACGTCGCTTCCGCCTCCCGGTTCGCGCAACACCTCGGGATCGCCCTCCGGCCGCACGTGAAGACACACAAGTGCGCAGAGATCGCCAGGCTCCAGATGTCCGCGGGCGCCGCCGGCATCACCTGCGCGACGGTCGACGAGGCGGCCGCGTTCGCCGAAGCCGGCATTCGCGACATCTTCATCGCGTATCCCATCGTCGGCGAAGCGAAAATCGAGTTGCTGAAACGGTTCTGCGGCATCGCGAAGGTCGTCGTTGCGGCAGACAACGAGGAGCACATCGTCCTCCTCGAGTCCGCCGCGCCCGCGCTCGAATCGAAGTTGTTCGTGAGAATCGAGATCGACAGCGGCCATCACAGGTGCGGACTGCCGCCGGGTCCCGACGTGGTCCGGCTTGCGCGAAGAATCTCGGCTTCACCGGCCCTGGTTCTTGATGGCGTCTTCACCCACGCTGGACATGTCTACGCCGCGACAACGCCCGGGGAACGCCGCCTGATTTCCGAGACGGAAGGGCGTTCCGTCGTCGACGCGGCGATGATGATCCGGGATGCCGGCATTCTCTGCCCAAACGTCAGCGTCGGATCGACGCCGACCTGGCGCGTCTCGGGTGCCGTTCCCGGGGTGACCGAGGCGAGGCCCGGCAATTACGTATACAACGATGCCATCCAGGTCGGGCTCGGCGTCGCCGCCCCGGAAGACTGCGCATTCACGGTGCTTTCGACCGTCGTCGGCGTCTACGACGACCGTTTCGTCATCGACGCCGGCAGCAAGGCCCTCGGCCTCGACAAGGGTGCCCACGGCATCGAACTTCTGAAGGGATACGGCATCATCAACGCCTCCGACGGAACGATCGTGCGCGAATGGATCCTATCGCGCCTTTCCGAAGAGCACGGCATCGTCCCTCTCGAACCGTCTTTCCCGAAACCGGCTATCGGCGACCGCCTCTCGATCATCCCCAACCACTCCTGCGCCGCCGCGAATCTATATTCAACATTACATTATATCGATCCGAACGGTCTGCTTCAGCAGTATCACGTCATCGGACGCCACGCCTGA
- a CDS encoding carboxylate--amine ligase translates to MNFVFLSPHFPPNFYQFPVGLAKAGARVLGIGEAPWEELRPELQAALAEYYRVNSMNDYDQVVRAMGNFIHHHGLMDRIESHNEHWLLLEGALREDFNIFGPKRQATQTLKRKSLMKEVFRKAGIPVVRGEVYQDPKHAREFANNVGFPMIAKPDIGVGAASTYKIANAHELEEFIKGKPDCDYFLEEFIDGDLFTFDGITNKDNEIVYYTSHYSDFGCYEAVAFNDDLWYYSLRNIPEKLRDYGFKSVKAFDIREKFFHFEFFRRRSDGEFIPLELNCRPPGGFTTDMMNFTSDIDVYQQWANVVVQGRFTASVERKYHCAHIGRKYGKQYRLSHEQVIDKYGDQIIMFTEVSPVLAQVMGNMAYLARSPDEKEIKHIVNDILALA, encoded by the coding sequence ATGAATTTCGTATTCCTGTCACCTCATTTTCCGCCCAACTTCTACCAGTTCCCGGTCGGTCTGGCGAAAGCGGGAGCCCGTGTTCTCGGCATCGGCGAAGCCCCCTGGGAAGAACTCCGCCCCGAGTTGCAGGCCGCCTTGGCCGAGTATTACCGCGTCAATTCCATGAACGACTACGACCAGGTCGTACGCGCGATGGGCAATTTCATTCATCACCACGGCCTGATGGATCGCATCGAATCGCACAACGAGCACTGGCTCCTGCTGGAAGGCGCGTTGCGCGAGGATTTCAACATTTTCGGGCCCAAGCGGCAGGCGACGCAGACGCTCAAGCGGAAATCCCTGATGAAAGAGGTCTTTCGGAAAGCCGGCATTCCCGTCGTGCGCGGCGAGGTATACCAGGACCCGAAGCATGCCCGCGAGTTCGCGAACAACGTAGGATTCCCGATGATCGCCAAACCCGATATCGGCGTCGGCGCTGCGTCCACCTACAAGATCGCGAACGCTCACGAGCTCGAGGAGTTCATCAAGGGAAAGCCCGACTGCGACTATTTCCTCGAGGAGTTCATCGACGGCGATCTCTTCACGTTTGACGGCATCACGAACAAGGACAACGAGATCGTTTATTATACCTCTCACTATTCAGACTTCGGCTGTTACGAGGCCGTCGCGTTCAACGACGACCTTTGGTATTATTCGCTGCGAAATATTCCCGAAAAGCTGCGCGACTACGGGTTCAAAAGCGTCAAGGCGTTCGACATCCGCGAGAAGTTCTTCCATTTCGAGTTCTTCCGGCGCAGGTCGGACGGCGAATTCATTCCGCTCGAACTCAACTGCCGTCCGCCCGGCGGCTTCACGACCGACATGATGAACTTCACCTCGGACATCGACGTCTACCAGCAGTGGGCGAACGTCGTCGTCCAGGGCCGTTTCACGGCCAGCGTCGAGCGCAAGTATCACTGCGCCCACATCGGACGCAAATACGGCAAGCAGTATCGTCTGTCGCACGAGCAGGTCATCGACAAATACGGCGATCAGATCATCATGTTCACCGAGGTTTCCCCCGTGCTCGCGCAGGTCATGGGGAACATGGCCTATCTCGCTCGATCACCCGATGAGAAGGAAATCAAACATATCGTGAATGATATTCTGGCGCTCGCCTGA
- a CDS encoding ATPase, T2SS/T4P/T4SS family — MEPNVESRTDGTCPDDYGILPVEFRPGFLKQLLGRTGFTVGPEHLSLHAGSGDGRIPYRDIRDVTPSGTSVTLDIVRNDRSASIRLRTGTSQEAEKVAALIRRLTDESKRLLEIFEADFPVTALGSLIDECLGFRGSPFVAAADALLVHAMKKNASDIHLEPLPGHVRLTVRIARELIEAGTYRQAFHEGLCSRLKFLAGCHSHRTGITQEGAFSLADGAGEARLSVYPAADGERVALRFIRPIAFPDLPSLGWLPETVAAWRRLLADGPGLALIAGPVGSGKTTALYATLAELSRSDASGLRRVATIEDPIEGRVPGICQSSLSSETGASLDAAFKHLLRQDPDVMALGEIRDAACLREALQAGQAGHLVLATFHAADAAGAIERLKKLGLDPGLVNASLKGILSVRLDKGAKPSAAVWQPELSSER, encoded by the coding sequence ATGGAACCGAACGTTGAATCCCGAACCGACGGAACGTGCCCGGACGATTACGGCATTCTTCCGGTCGAATTCCGGCCGGGGTTCCTGAAACAGCTTCTTGGCCGAACCGGATTCACCGTCGGGCCAGAGCATCTCAGCCTGCATGCTGGTTCGGGCGACGGCCGGATTCCATACCGTGACATCCGGGATGTTACGCCCTCTGGCACATCCGTAACGCTTGATATTGTGCGAAATGACCGCTCAGCCAGCATCCGCCTCCGCACCGGAACCTCGCAGGAAGCCGAGAAGGTCGCGGCCCTCATCCGGCGCCTCACGGATGAATCGAAGCGGCTTCTCGAGATATTTGAGGCCGACTTTCCCGTAACCGCCCTCGGGAGCCTGATCGACGAATGCCTCGGCTTTCGCGGCAGTCCTTTCGTCGCGGCAGCCGACGCCCTCCTCGTGCATGCGATGAAGAAGAACGCTTCGGACATTCATCTCGAACCGCTTCCGGGCCATGTTCGGCTCACAGTCCGGATCGCGCGCGAACTGATAGAGGCGGGCACCTATCGTCAGGCCTTTCACGAGGGGCTCTGCTCGAGACTGAAGTTTCTGGCCGGTTGTCATTCGCACCGGACGGGCATCACCCAGGAAGGCGCGTTCAGCCTGGCTGACGGCGCCGGCGAAGCGAGACTTTCCGTGTATCCCGCCGCCGATGGCGAGCGGGTCGCGCTCAGGTTCATCCGGCCGATCGCCTTTCCCGATCTACCGTCGCTCGGCTGGCTGCCGGAAACCGTCGCGGCATGGCGACGTCTGCTCGCGGACGGCCCTGGACTCGCCCTCATCGCCGGCCCGGTCGGCAGCGGAAAAACCACGGCGTTGTATGCGACGCTCGCCGAACTGTCCCGCAGCGATGCTTCCGGCTTGCGGCGGGTGGCGACCATCGAAGACCCGATCGAAGGACGGGTTCCCGGCATCTGCCAGTCGTCGCTTTCATCCGAGACCGGCGCCAGTCTCGACGCCGCGTTCAAGCATCTTCTTCGCCAGGATCCCGACGTCATGGCCCTCGGCGAGATCAGAGACGCAGCATGCCTGCGCGAGGCGCTCCAAGCGGGGCAGGCGGGGCATCTCGTCCTGGCGACGTTCCATGCCGCGGATGCGGCCGGAGCGATCGAGCGTCTGAAGAAACTCGGCCTCGATCCCGGCCTCGTCAACGCCTCCCTGAAAGGCATCCTGTCCGTGCGCCTCGACAAGGGGGCGAAACCCTCCGCAGCCGTCTGGCAACCGGAACTGTCATCGGAGAGGTGA
- a CDS encoding DUF3592 domain-containing protein, which yields MSNRDVISGAIRDSGLIFLVLGTVFLLVGILLLIIGGVGLYEQHRSGSWKPVPAVVEKVDWHEEDRDDGTAYSVTGTYRYEWEGKTYRSERIAFSSGSSSDRSSWQPIYDSFKMSRDSGTPITVYVDPEAPANAVVSRDVTMGMILFSFIGSIFFTLGTVFAAAGVWSYLQKRAPADPHRPWIGDGPWQGFQIRSGDWVDVLLSWVMAICVSLFASIFVFLMLKEPSTPLPVKGFLGIFVLVAALLLYNAMYITMRRLKYGDSILLLSQMPLVPGTPFDAVVVTKRALKPEDGCKATLRCVAVVRKEKSTGTGKKVTYTEEIMYEKSVIVRVDLNAVRGDRSAIPVHFEIPGHIPPRILSVYPQIRWRLVLEAETAGIDYFAEFDLPVYLAPDPTLIQYRTTET from the coding sequence ATGAGCAACAGAGACGTCATTTCCGGCGCAATTCGTGATTCGGGGCTGATTTTTCTGGTTCTGGGCACGGTCTTTCTCCTCGTTGGAATTCTCCTGTTGATCATCGGAGGCGTCGGTCTCTACGAACAGCACCGCAGCGGTTCCTGGAAACCAGTTCCGGCCGTCGTCGAAAAAGTCGACTGGCACGAGGAAGACAGAGATGACGGAACCGCGTATAGCGTCACCGGGACGTATCGGTACGAGTGGGAAGGCAAGACCTATCGGAGCGAGCGGATCGCCTTCAGTTCCGGGAGTTCCAGCGACAGATCGTCATGGCAGCCCATCTACGATTCCTTCAAGATGAGCAGGGACAGCGGGACACCGATCACCGTCTACGTCGATCCCGAAGCCCCGGCGAATGCGGTCGTCAGCCGCGACGTGACGATGGGAATGATCCTGTTTTCCTTCATCGGATCGATCTTTTTCACCCTCGGTACGGTGTTCGCCGCAGCGGGCGTCTGGAGTTATCTTCAGAAACGGGCTCCGGCGGATCCGCATCGTCCCTGGATCGGCGACGGACCGTGGCAGGGATTTCAGATCAGGAGCGGCGACTGGGTCGATGTCCTGCTGTCCTGGGTGATGGCTATCTGCGTCTCCCTCTTCGCGAGCATCTTCGTCTTCCTGATGCTGAAGGAACCGTCGACGCCTCTGCCGGTGAAAGGATTTCTCGGCATTTTCGTTCTCGTGGCGGCTCTTTTGCTATATAATGCCATGTATATTACTATGCGCCGGCTGAAATACGGCGACTCGATTCTTTTGCTCTCGCAGATGCCGCTCGTGCCCGGCACTCCGTTCGACGCCGTCGTCGTGACGAAGCGGGCGCTGAAGCCGGAAGACGGCTGCAAGGCGACATTGCGCTGTGTCGCGGTCGTGCGAAAGGAAAAATCGACGGGCACGGGCAAAAAGGTGACATACACCGAAGAAATCATGTATGAGAAAAGCGTCATCGTCCGGGTTGATCTGAATGCCGTTCGCGGCGACCGGTCCGCCATTCCCGTTCACTTTGAAATTCCCGGCCATATCCCTCCCCGGATCCTCAGTGTTTATCCTCAGATCCGTTGGAGACTGGTCCTCGAGGCAGAGACGGCCGGAATCGATTATTTCGCCGAATTCGATCTGCCGGTCTATCTCGCTCCGGATCCCACGTTGATCCAGTACAGAACGACCGAAACCTGA
- a CDS encoding type II secretion system protein: MTRRIGFTLIELMIVIAVLGVVLESFFVPLHGLIRDIRFNRTEIQAQESLTTGFVLLEKAFAASSGLVVKGDDELSLVGGPCTGIRRIEDGRALVITKQGAEMRIDFSGGITFGPFRPADGKTTWCLAHTSEARFPMFWRCRK, from the coding sequence GTGACCAGGCGCATCGGATTCACCCTGATCGAACTGATGATCGTCATCGCCGTTCTCGGCGTTGTCCTGGAATCGTTCTTCGTTCCCCTCCACGGACTGATTCGCGACATCAGGTTCAACCGGACGGAGATTCAGGCGCAGGAAAGCCTGACGACCGGCTTCGTGCTCCTCGAGAAAGCGTTCGCCGCCTCGTCCGGCCTGGTCGTCAAAGGCGATGACGAACTGTCCCTCGTCGGGGGCCCCTGCACGGGCATCAGGCGAATAGAGGACGGGCGAGCCCTCGTCATCACGAAGCAGGGCGCCGAGATGCGGATCGATTTTTCCGGGGGAATCACGTTCGGCCCCTTCCGGCCGGCCGACGGGAAGACGACATGGTGCCTTGCGCATACGTCCGAGGCGCGCTTCCCGATGTTCTGGAGGTGCAGGAAATGA
- the pepT gene encoding peptidase T, whose amino-acid sequence MTNTCGEILKKSVLERFCRYASLGTQSKENVETLPSTPEQWELAKMLEQEMKDLGLKDVRLDNQCYVYGTIPANIDEPSAEKIPAVGFIAHVDTSPAVPGMLVKPIVHTGYKGGDLKLPGDPTVVISAEKNPRLSQYIGRDIITSDGTTLLGADDKAGVAAIMAAAEYLMAHPEVKHGAIKICFTPDEEVGRGADGFDVAGFGAAFAYTIDGEQEGELSDETFNAASATVTFHGKNVHPGFAKNVMINAQYAMAHFLSLFAMEPRPEITSGREGYLHPYDSTGSEELSVVKVLIRDFELDSLEARKRRIQEMAEATRKAFPKVRVDVEIKDSYRNMKVALVDHPHVADIAREAMTKLGIEIIYRPIRGGTDGARLTFKGLPCPNVFCGAENAHSREEWVAVDAMARSAAMVLEIVGIVRDKYSA is encoded by the coding sequence ATGACGAACACCTGCGGTGAAATCCTGAAAAAGTCCGTTCTCGAGCGGTTCTGTCGCTACGCCTCCCTCGGCACCCAGTCGAAGGAAAACGTCGAGACGCTTCCGAGCACTCCCGAACAGTGGGAACTCGCGAAGATGCTCGAACAAGAGATGAAAGACCTGGGACTGAAGGATGTCAGACTCGACAATCAGTGTTACGTATACGGAACTATACCAGCAAATATAGATGAACCTTCGGCCGAAAAAATCCCCGCCGTCGGGTTCATCGCTCATGTCGACACCTCGCCCGCCGTTCCCGGTATGCTCGTGAAACCCATCGTTCATACGGGCTACAAGGGCGGTGATCTGAAGTTGCCCGGCGATCCGACCGTCGTGATCAGCGCCGAAAAGAACCCGCGGCTGAGTCAGTATATCGGTCGAGATATCATCACGTCCGACGGCACGACGCTGCTCGGGGCCGACGACAAAGCCGGCGTCGCCGCGATCATGGCCGCTGCCGAATACCTGATGGCGCACCCCGAGGTGAAGCACGGTGCGATCAAGATCTGTTTCACCCCCGACGAGGAGGTCGGACGCGGGGCGGACGGCTTCGACGTGGCAGGCTTCGGCGCCGCGTTCGCCTACACGATCGACGGCGAGCAGGAGGGGGAGCTGAGCGACGAAACGTTCAACGCCGCATCTGCAACCGTCACATTCCACGGGAAGAACGTCCATCCCGGCTTCGCGAAAAACGTCATGATCAACGCGCAGTATGCGATGGCGCATTTTTTGTCCCTGTTCGCGATGGAGCCCCGCCCCGAAATCACCTCGGGCCGCGAGGGATACCTGCACCCCTACGATTCGACCGGCAGCGAGGAACTCTCCGTCGTGAAGGTTCTGATCCGCGACTTCGAACTCGATTCCCTCGAGGCCCGCAAACGGCGCATTCAGGAGATGGCCGAGGCGACGCGGAAGGCGTTCCCGAAGGTTCGGGTCGACGTCGAAATCAAGGACAGCTATCGGAACATGAAGGTCGCGCTGGTCGACCACCCGCACGTCGCCGACATCGCCCGCGAGGCGATGACCAAGCTCGGCATCGAGATCATTTACCGTCCGATCCGCGGCGGAACCGACGGGGCAAGGCTGACCTTCAAGGGCCTTCCATGCCCGAACGTCTTCTGCGGCGCCGAAAACGCCCACAGCCGCGAAGAATGGGTCGCCGTTGACGCGATGGCCCGATCGGCCGCGATGGTCCTCGAAATCGTCGGCATCGTCCGGGACAAATACTCCGCGTAA
- a CDS encoding type II secretion system F family protein, protein MLADAKNTNPYADDLMTFTRLMQAAEASKLNFPKALRELASRLPDGQAQLWANTLSDRMARGHSLAEAVRSLEGIDQTLAALLSVPGGFGFESLLTAYSRYLLLFARLAEQIRTALLYPLIILWIALMNVVILNAYVFPAMKAMFLEQKQTVPVVIRLLYFLDPAMYPFALALPLFIAFLAITGTKVWLTAPAHEIPATLFGKLLLLSQIARAERIGRFQFLLALFIRAGFRLTDAIRFSAGLGTGILAAGLIDKAERLERGDNVACVVGDDAVLMPICGCIQSKSDPDDLADLLETASSTNISHAGRLIGRIERFGIVIGLAIAAVIVLIMTIAFFDPYFTLIRGAV, encoded by the coding sequence ATGCTTGCCGACGCGAAAAATACAAATCCGTATGCCGACGACCTGATGACATTCACCAGGCTGATGCAGGCAGCCGAGGCATCGAAGCTGAACTTCCCGAAGGCACTTCGGGAACTGGCTTCCAGGCTTCCGGACGGCCAGGCGCAGCTCTGGGCGAATACCCTCTCTGACCGCATGGCGCGAGGTCATTCTCTCGCGGAGGCGGTCAGGAGCCTCGAAGGCATCGACCAGACGCTCGCGGCACTGCTTTCCGTTCCGGGCGGGTTCGGGTTCGAATCTCTCCTCACGGCATATTCGCGGTATCTGCTCCTGTTCGCCAGGCTTGCCGAACAGATCAGGACGGCGTTGCTGTACCCTCTCATCATCCTGTGGATCGCCCTGATGAACGTCGTCATTCTGAACGCGTATGTGTTCCCGGCGATGAAAGCCATGTTTCTCGAGCAGAAACAAACCGTTCCGGTCGTCATCCGGCTCCTGTATTTCCTGGATCCGGCGATGTATCCGTTCGCCCTGGCGCTGCCTCTATTCATAGCGTTTCTCGCAATCACCGGAACGAAAGTCTGGCTCACGGCCCCGGCGCACGAAATCCCCGCGACGTTGTTCGGAAAACTTCTGCTGCTCTCCCAGATTGCACGAGCAGAGCGTATCGGACGATTCCAATTCCTGCTCGCCCTCTTCATTCGGGCCGGATTCCGCCTGACAGACGCCATCCGCTTTTCGGCAGGGCTCGGCACCGGCATCCTCGCGGCCGGGTTGATCGATAAAGCCGAACGACTCGAACGCGGCGACAACGTCGCCTGCGTTGTTGGCGATGACGCCGTTCTCATGCCGATCTGCGGCTGCATTCAGTCGAAAAGCGACCCGGACGACCTCGCCGATCTTCTCGAAACGGCGTCGTCGACCAACATCTCCCACGCGGGGCGTCTGATCGGGCGCATCGAGCGTTTCGGCATCGTCATCGGCCTGGCGATCGCCGCCGTGATCGTTCTGATCATGACCATCGCCTTCTTCGATCCGTATTTCACGTTGATCCGAGGTGCGGTCTGA
- a CDS encoding type II secretion system F family protein → MGIDIMTVFTFIFQPQKRKRLQNESMGLFAVNLASGVPLLQTLDISRKSMPWQPYRMAMNALYSALGKGQPLIEALKMQECRSLPTFVLVIMASDLTDVEKGNLLRLRYAKAESEIPFLAGSLGYPLVELMIAIQTCFALVMFVLPQFKEIFTGLHVELPFLTQILLNVSDFMVNWWFIVMPVLLFIVITGFILCGKPVVKRIFRRLAGIHHLDFVEILRILAEIPPDDIDRVLGTISLPVIMPYSSDMVGDFKAALGSGQPVDQMLARHHFDPQVAWMIRLGLEGKGTRENFSLAADLIEARVTGTLNRSIILINTLAPLLVGTFVGFITISVFLPMVNLLERI, encoded by the coding sequence ATGGGCATCGATATCATGACCGTCTTCACCTTCATTTTTCAGCCGCAAAAACGAAAGCGGCTCCAGAACGAGTCGATGGGCCTCTTCGCCGTCAATCTCGCGTCGGGCGTTCCCCTTCTGCAAACGCTCGACATTTCTCGCAAATCGATGCCCTGGCAGCCCTACCGCATGGCGATGAACGCGCTGTATTCCGCCCTGGGCAAGGGGCAGCCGCTGATCGAAGCTCTGAAGATGCAAGAGTGCAGGTCCCTTCCGACCTTCGTTCTCGTCATCATGGCATCGGACCTGACCGACGTCGAGAAGGGCAACCTGCTCCGCCTGCGCTATGCGAAAGCCGAAAGCGAAATCCCGTTTCTCGCCGGCTCCCTGGGATATCCCCTCGTGGAGCTCATGATCGCCATTCAGACGTGTTTCGCCCTCGTCATGTTCGTTCTTCCGCAGTTCAAGGAGATTTTCACGGGACTCCACGTCGAGCTCCCGTTTCTGACGCAAATACTGCTGAACGTATCCGACTTCATGGTCAACTGGTGGTTCATCGTGATGCCCGTTTTGCTTTTCATCGTCATCACCGGATTCATTCTCTGTGGTAAACCCGTGGTCAAGCGCATATTCAGGCGGCTTGCCGGCATTCATCATCTGGATTTCGTCGAAATCCTCCGGATTCTCGCCGAAATTCCGCCGGATGACATTGATCGCGTACTCGGAACGATTTCGTTGCCCGTCATCATGCCGTATTCGTCCGACATGGTCGGTGATTTCAAGGCTGCGCTCGGGTCAGGCCAGCCCGTGGACCAAATGCTTGCGCGGCATCATTTCGATCCCCAGGTCGCCTGGATGATCCGCCTCGGCCTTGAAGGGAAGGGAACCCGCGAAAACTTCAGCCTTGCCGCCGATCTGATCGAAGCCCGCGTAACCGGGACCCTGAATCGAAGCATCATTTTGATCAATACCCTGGCGCCTCTCCTGGTCGGAACGTTCGTCGGGTTCATCACGATTTCCGTGTTTCTTCCTATGGTCAATTTGTTGGAGCGCATATAG